From the genome of Saccharomyces eubayanus strain FM1318 chromosome X, whole genome shotgun sequence, one region includes:
- the PBS2 gene encoding mitogen-activated protein kinase kinase PBS2 — MEDKFTNLSLHEKTGKPSAQPHEPTGSENSSTVKRTASTSSHYNNINADLHARVKAFQEQRALKRSASVGSNKSDQDKGNSQSPKHIQQIVNKPLPPLPVVGSSKVSQRMTGQVVQTSSKNTLKNDRSDQGTQDKIIMEEATSASISVDTTKVITTAVGVATDLSANGVTPAASNTASAAQKAQLLNPSRRAPRRPLSLQHPTRPSVAPHKAPAIINTPKQSLSARRGLKLPPGGMSLKMPSKSPQQPQQFAPSPSNKMHIETVSSKAVEGKKSNPGSLVNGVQSTSTSSSTEGQHDTLGTTPRTANSINSSNSGSSGGGGLFANFSKYVDIKSGSLNFAGKLSLSSKGIDFSNGSSSRITLDELEFLDELGHGNYGNVSKVLHKPTNVIMATKEVRLELDEAKFRQILMELEVLHKCNSPYIVDFYGAFFIEGAVYMCMEYMDGGSLDKIYDESSEIGGIDEPQLAFIANAVIHGLRELKDQHNIIHRDVKPTNILCSANQGTVKLCDFGVSGNLVASLAKTNIGCQSYMAPERIKSLNPDRATYTVQSDIWSLGLSILEMALGRYPYPPETFDNIFSQLSAIVDGPPPRLPSERFSPDAQDFVSLCLQKIPERRPTYTALTEHPWLVKYRNQDVQMSKYITDRLERRTKILRERGENGLSKNLPALHMGGL, encoded by the coding sequence ATGGAAGACAAATTTACGAACCTCAGTCTCCACGAGAAAACCGGTAAGCCATCTGCCCAGCCCCACGAACCAACAGGCTCGGAAAATAGCTCTACTGTCAAGAGAACAGCGTCTACGTCGTCACActacaacaacatcaatgCGGATCTTCATGCCCGTGTGAAGGCTTTCCAAGAGCAACGTGCGCTTAAAAGGTCAGCCAGTGTGGGAAGCAACAAGAGCGACCAGGACAAGGGCAATTCGCAATCACCCAAACATATCCAACAGATCGTCAACAAACCATTACCGCCTCTCCCTGTAGTTGGTAGTTCGAAGGTTTCACAAAGAATGACTGGTCAAGTTGTTCAGACTTCCTCCAAGAACACTCTCAAGAACGATCGGAGTGACCAAGGTACTCAGGACAAGATAATCATGGAGGAAGCTACGAGTGCCAGTATTAGCGTTGATACGACTAAAGTCATCACCACAGCGGTTGGTGTGGCCACTGATCTATCTGCAAATGGCGTTACGCCGGCAGCTTCTAATACCGCATCTGCAGCACAAAAGGCTCAATTGCTGAATCCTAGTAGAAGAGCGCCAAGGCGACCATTATCCCTTCAGCACCCAACGAGGCCCAGCGTCGCTCCACATAAAGCCCCCGCCATTATAAACACGCCAAAGCAAAGTTTGAGTGCCCGTCGAGGGTTGAAATTGCCTCCCGGTGGGATGTCCTTAAAAATGCCTAGCAAAAGTCCTCAACAGCCGCAACAATTTGCACCAAGCCCTTCAAACAAGATGCACATAGAAACTGTATCTAGCAAAGCTGTGGAGGGGAAAAAGTCGAACCCTGGTTCTTTGGTAAACGGTGTGCAAAGCACTTCCACTTCATCTAGTACCGAAGGCCAACACGACACTTTAGGAACTACACCCCGAACTGCAAACAGTATCAATTCTTCGAATTCAGGTAGTAGTGGTGGCGGTGGActctttgcaaatttttcGAAGTATGTCGATATCAAATCTGGCTCGTTAAATTTTGCAGGTAAACTATCGCTATCTTCTAAAGGTATTGATTTCAGTAATGGTTCCAGTTCAAGGATTACATTGGATGAACTAGAGTTCTTGGACGAACTGGGCCACGGTAACTACGGTAATGTCTCCAAAGTATTGCATAAACCCACAAATGTCATTATGGCCACAAAGGAAGTCCGTTTGGAACTGGATGAAGCCAAATTCAGGCAAATTCTTATGGAATTAGAAGTCTTGCATAAATGTAATTCTCCATACATTGTGGACTTTTATGGTGCCTTCTTTATTGAGGGGGCAGTATACATGTGTATGGAATACATGGATGGTGGCTCGCTGGATAAGATATACGATGAATCATCCGAAATTGGCGGCATTGATGAACCACAACTAGCATTTATTGCCAACGCTGTCATCCATGGATTAAGAGAACTGAAAGACCAGCATAACATCATACACAGAGATGTCAAACCAACAAACATATTGTGCTCTGCCAACCAAGGTACAGTGAAATTGTGTGATTTCGGTGTTTCAGGTAATTTGGTGGCATCTTTAGCCAAGACGAATATTGGTTGTCAGTCATACATGGCACCTGAGCGTATCAAGTCCTTGAATCCAGATAGAGCTACTTATACAGTACAGTCAGATATTTGGTCTCTGGGTTTGAGTATCCTGGAAATGGCATTGGGTAGATATCCATATCCACCAGAAACTTTCGACAACATCTTTTCTCAATTGAGCGCCATTGTTGACGGACCACCACCCAGGTTGCCATCAGAAAGATTCAGTCCCGACGCACAAGATTTTGTTTCCTTATGTCTACAAAAAATCCCGGAAAGAAGACCCACTTACACAGCCTTAACGGAACATCCCTGGCTGGTAAAATACAGAAATCAAGATGTCCAAATGAGCAAATATATCACAGACCGATTAGAAAGACGCACCAAAATCCTACGGGAACGTGGTGAAAACGGTCTATCTAAAAATTTACCTGCATTGCATATGGGTGGTCTATAA
- the MCO6 gene encoding Mco6p → MIFFFNQVRSIFTALHTPTQQIKLSRRAFFQFLGYLGSCVVISLAAQSKYVE, encoded by the coding sequence atgatatttttcttcaaccaGGTCCGCTCGATCTTTACAGCTTTGCACACACCCACTCAACAAATCAAGTTGTCAAGAAGGGcctttttccaattcttggGCTACTTGGGCAGTTGCGTTGTGATTTCATTAGCAGCTCAATCGAAGTACGTTGAGTGA
- the SPT10 gene encoding Spt10p, whose protein sequence is MLMLNQHTGLVRDDEHLHATNHNNGVEMRDDLAVSDQILTPLQPHTILLKDGETIATMYPVPAYPDLLPLGLVSFLLDEFNMEVEKGDSFPYYETLSLDEFKNVWFHNDGHVCIMVLGEIPELDYSMDADTDVDNNYGTDIETMRHTSQYKKRKERRNLNLTIQWEKQCLGIFDLKPAYPGRSAHVVTGTFLVNAGIRGKGIGKTLVETFIEWSKKLGFTSSFFPLIYGTNVGIRRILEGMNFRRIGKLPEAGILKGFDVPVDSFMYGKEFTHITKSIDLLRDPQKSIEIGKYERLKHFLETGKYPLHCDRNEKARLRVLSKTHSVLNGKLMTKGKEIIYDTNQQIQIALEIHLVEHLGINKVTSKIGEKYHWRGIKNTVSEVISQCQKCKMRYKDGTGVIIEQKRAVKQAHMLPTQHVETINNPKNNKKRDGALLGQSMNFPQNLISSTLNDAEGQPTPPDTNVVRAAFRNAANSPASTSESNQVDKRNEYLASIQNTPLLDDEQSMNSFNRFVEEEHSRKRRKYLDVATNGIVPHLANDGSQNAASTVNDREHDMGNPVAGLDRNDHAIMNDAMLSLEDNVMAALEMVQKEQQQKIEQGEEDGEAERNDIDGTEDSDTTVNRMVNDASNTFTGHNSNIYY, encoded by the coding sequence ATGTTGATGCTGAATCAGCATACAGGTTTAGTACGAGATGACGAACATCTGCACGCGACTAACCATAATAATGGTGTAGAAATGAGGGACGATCTGGCGGTTTCTGATCAAATATTGACACCTTTACAACCACATACCATTTTGCTGAAAGACGGAGAGACAATAGCTACGATGTATCCTGTACCGGCCTATCCTGATTTATTGCCGCTGGGACTTGTGAGTTTCCTTCTGGATGAGTTTAATATGGAAGTGGAAAAGGGAGATAGCTTTCCCTATTATGAGACTTTATCGTTAGATGAATTCAAGAATGTCTGGTTCCATAACGATGGCCACGTTTGTATCATGGTGCTAGGCGAAATACCCGAACTAGATTACAGTATGGACGCTGATACAGATGTGGATAATAATTATGGAACTGATATAGAAACTATGAGGCATACCTCTCAATATAAGAAACGGAAAGAGCGTCGAAATTTAAATCTCACTATACAGTGGGAGAAGCAGTGCCTTGGCATTTTTGATCTTAAGCCGGCATACCCTGGACGTTCAGCACATGTGGTTACAGGAACGTTTCTGGTGAATGCTGGTATTAGGGGTAAGGGCATTGGCAAGACATTAGTGGAAACTTTTATAGAGTGGTCCAAGAAATTAGGATTTACATCATCGTTTTTCCCATTAATATACGGAACGAACGTAGGGATCAGAAGAATCTTGGAAGGAATGAATTTCAGACGAATTGGTAAACTTCCTGAAGCAGGTATTCTCAAGGGGTTTGATGTCCCAGTGGATTCGTTTATGTATGGCAAAGAGTTCACACATATCACAAAGAGCATTGATTTGCTACGAGATCCTCAAAAAAGTATTGAAATTGGTAAATATGAACGATTGAAGCATTTCCTGGAAACAGGAAAGTATCCTTTACATTGTGatagaaatgaaaaggcCAGACTTAGGGTGCTTTCAAAGACGCATTCGGTGTTAAATGGGAAGTTAATGacaaaagggaaagaaatTATTTACGATACAAATCAACAAATCCAAATTGCATTGGAAATCCACTTAGTAGAGCATTTAGGTATCAATAAAGTGACTTCCAAAATCGGTGAAAAATACCATTGGAGGGGAATCAAGAATACTGTTTCAGAGGTCATTTCCCAATGCCAGAAATGTAAGATGAGGTATAAAGATGGAACAGGGGTGATCATTGAACAAAAGAGGGCGGTCAAGCAGGCGCACATGCTACCGACGCAACACGTGGAAACCATCAATAACCCAAAGAATAACAAGAAGCGTGATGGCGCATTATTGGGCCAGTCAATGAATTTCCCCCAAAACCTGATTTCCAGTACGCTAAATGATGCGGAGGGCCAACCTACTCCGCCGGATACTAACGTCGTACGAGCTGCATTTCGAAATGCCGCCAATAGTCCAGCTTCTACCAGTGAATCCAACCAAGTAGACAAAAGAAACGAGTACCTTGCTTCGATACAGAACACACCCTTGTTGGATGACGAACAGTCAATGAATTCATTTAACAGGTTTGTAGAGGAAGAACATTCTAGGAAAAGACGTAAATACCTGGACGTTGCCACAAATGGGATCGTACCACATTTGGCGAACGACGGTTCTCAAAATGCTGCAAGCACCGTCAATGATCGTGAACATGACATGGGCAACCCTGTTGCCGGATTAGACAGGAACGATCATGCCATAATGAACGATGCTATGCTGAGCCTTGAAGATAACGTTATGGCTGCTTTGGAAATGGTTCAAAAGGAACAACAGCAAAAGATAGAACAAGGAGAAGAGGATGGGGAAGCCGAACGCAACGATATCGATGGCACTGAAGACAGCGACACCACGGTTAACAGAATGGTTAACGATGCATCTAATACATTTACGGGGCATAATTCTAATATTTACTACTAG
- the NIT2 gene encoding putative hydrolase — MSHKFKRVAVAQLCSSADLANNLKVIKKLISRAIQDEADVVFFPEASDYLSQNPLHSRYLAQKSPQFIQQLQSGITDLVKQNSRNIDVSIGVHLPPTQQDLLNGNDRVKNVLLYINYEGKILQKYQKLHLFDVDVPNGPILKESKSVQPGEAIPDIIETPLGKLGSAICYDIRFPEFPLKLRSMGAEILCFPSAFTTKTGEAHWELLGRARAVDTQCYVVMPGQEGVHDLCDPAWEKQQHIIASAKSPKRESWGHSIVVDPWGKVIARADPNCVGPQLFVTDLDFELLQDIRNRMPLWNQRRDDLFY; from the coding sequence ATGAGCcacaaattcaaaagggTTGCTGTTGCCCAACTATGTTCATCCGCTGACTTAGCCAATAATCTaaaagtaataaaaaaactaataTCTAGAGCTATTCAAGATGAGGCAGATGTTGTGTTTTTTCCAGAGGCGAGCGACTATCTTTCTCAAAACCCTCTTCACTCCAGATATTTGGCCCAAAAGAGTCCGCAATTCATCCAGCAATTACAATCGGGAATCACTGACCTCGTTAAgcaaaattcaagaaatattGATGTTTCTATTGGAGTCCACTTGCCGCCAACACAGCAGGATCTGTTGAATGGTAATGATCGGGTCAAGAATGTTCTCCTCTATATCAATTACGAAGGGAAAATACTTCAAAAGTATCAAAAATTACATTTATTTGACGTAGACGTACCAAATGGTCCAATCCTGAAGGAATCAAAATCGGTCCAACCGGGGGAAGCTATTCCCGACATAATAGAGACACCTTTGGGTAAATTGGGTAGCGCAATATGCTACGATATTCGCTTCCCGGAGTTCCCTTTAAAACTCCGGTCTATGGGAGCTGAAATCTTATGTTTCCCCAGTGCATTTACTACCAAAACAGGGGAGGCTCACTGGGAGCTACTGGGTAGAGCAAGAGCGGTTGATACCCAATGCTATGTGGTCATGCCAGGACAAGAAGGTGTCCACGATCTTTGCGATCCAGCATGGGAGAAACAGCAGCATATAATTGCTTCGGCGAAGAGCCCTAAGAGAGAATCTTGGGGTCATTCAATAGTGGTTGATCCTTGGGGAAAAGTAATAGCTCGTGCAGACCCAAATTGTGTCGGTCCGCAGCTTTTTGTTACAGATTTGGACTTTGAGTTGTTGCAAGACATAAGAAACAGAATGCCTTTGTGgaaccaaagaagagacgatttgttttattga
- the GCD14 gene encoding tRNA 1-methyladenosine methyltransferase subunit GCD14, which translates to MTARCFSDYKDLIEEGDLTLIWVSRDNIKPVRMQSEETFNTRYGSFPHKDIIGKPYGSQIAIRTKGSNKFAFIHVLQPTPELWTLSLPHRTQIVYTPDSSYIMQKLNCSPHSKVIEAGTGSGSFSHAFARSVGHLFSFEFHHVRYEQALEEFKEHGLIDDNVTITHRDVCQGGFTIEKGDTTSYEFANDETAASLNANVVFLDLPAPWDAIPHLDSVIATEEKVGLCCFSPCIEQVDKTLEVLEKYGWTDVEMVEIQGRQYESRRQMVRSLDDAMERLRDIKRHKLQGVERRKRMFDNTIDTSDEKIEKRNEDGIPLTEKAKFNPFGKGSRIKEGDSNYKWKEVTKVESEIKSHTSYLTFAFKVINKCRDKEQVNEVLQSINEQSKD; encoded by the coding sequence ATGACAGCAAGATGTTTTTCAGACTACAAAGACCTGATTGAGGAGGGCGATTTAACCCTAATATGGGTTTCTAGAGACAATATCAAGCCAGTAAGAATGCAATCCGAAGAGACGTTCAACACTCGTTATGGTTCGTTCCCTCACAAAGATATTATAGGCAAACCTTACGGTTCCCAAATTGCCATAAGAACAAAGGGTTCAAATAAGTTTGCCTTCATCCACGTCTTGCAACCAACGCCCGAATTATGGACTTTGTCATTACCGCACAGGACTCAAATCGTATATACGCCTGACTCTTCATACATCATGCAAAAACTAAACTGTAGTCCTCACAGTAAAGTAATTGAGGCTGGTACTGGTTCAGGATCATTTTCGCATGCTTTTGCGAGATCTGTAGGCCACCTTTTCAGTTTTGAATTCCATCATGTAAGATACGAACAGGCTTTGGAGGAGTTTAAAGAACACGGCCTTATTGATGACAATGTCACAATCACTCACCGAGATGTTTGCCAAGGCGGATTTACTATTGAGAAGGGAGACACTACGTCTTATGAATTTGCCAACGATGAGACAGCTGCCTCATTGAATGCTAATGTAGTATTTCTGGACTTACCAGCACCTTGGGATGCTATACCTCACCTGGATTCCGTCATTGccacagaagaaaaagttggCCTATGTTGCTTTTCGCCTTGTATTGAACAAGTGGACAAAACTTTGGAAGTATTGGAAAAATACGGTTGGACTGATGTGGAAATGGTGGAAATTCAAGGTAGACAATACGAAAGTCGAAGACAAATGGTCAGATCTTTAGATGATGCTATGGAGAGATTAAGAGATATCAAGAGACACAAGCTCCAAGGTGTAGAAAGACGTAAGCGGATGTTTGACAATACTATAGATACCagtgatgaaaaaattgaaaaaagaaatgaagacGGTATACCGTTAACAGAAAAGGCAAAATTCAACCCATTCGGTAAAGGTTCTCGTATCAAAGAGGGTGATAGCAATTATAAATGGAAGGAGGTTACTAAAGTTGAATCCGAAATTAAATCACACACCTCATATTTAACTTTTGCGTTTAAAGTCATAAATAAATGCAGAGATAAGGAACAAGTTAATGAAGTTCTCCAGTCGATAAACGAACAATCAAAGGACTag
- the LSM1 gene encoding Lsm1p has protein sequence MPANSRERAQSGQDNKRQQQHFSKKISEGEADLYLDQYNFTTTAAIVSSVDRKIFVLLRDGRMLFGVLRTFDQYANLILQDCVERIYFSEENKYAEEDRGIFMIRGENVVMLGEVDIDKEDQPLDAMERIPFKEAWQIKQQNDEKRFKEETHRGKEMARHGIVYDFHKSDMY, from the coding sequence ATGCCAGCAAATAGCAGGGAGAGAGCCCAATCCGGTCAAGACAATAAACGACAACAGCAACACTTCTCCAAGAAGATCTCGGAAGGTGAAGCAGATTTATATCTCGACCAGTACAATTTTACTACCACTGCCGCTATTGTAAGTTCAGTGGACCGCAAGATCTTTGTCCTTTTACGTGATGGGAGAATGCTGTTCGGAGTATTGAGAACATTTGACCAGTACGCAAACTTGATACTGCAAGATTGTGTGGAAAGAATATATTTcagtgaagaaaacaaatacgCCGAAGAAGACCGCGGTATATTCATGATTCGTGGTGAAAATGTCGTCATGCTGGGCGAAGTAGATATCGATAAAGAAGATCAACCCCTTGACGCCATGGAGCGCATACCATTCAAGGAAGCCTGGCAGATTAAACAGCAAAATGACGaaaaaagattcaaagaagaaactcATAGAGGTAAAGAAATGGCCCGTCATGGTATCGTTTACGATTTCCATAAGTCAGATATGTACTAG
- the ALB1 gene encoding Alb1p, with protein sequence MPSKNSINRPKLTSNLNHRVHSLGKKRAQREKAGLLQPARSSANSRSGEIKSVALDLYFQNKKDAGETSTAVTLPTPPSHPASITTRTLSKKRAKKIERNLKYAAQRKLLVDASAKVEDDMDIDLDSTKKVKENEKKKSSLTLVKEALWNVIDDTSSHGLLIENGQGTTLGGPFFP encoded by the coding sequence ATGCCTTCCAAGAACTCAATCAATAGACCTAAGCTAACTTCAAACCTGAACCACAGGGTGCACTCTTTGGGTAAGAAGAGAgctcaaagagaaaaagcagGTCTGTTGCAGCCAGCCAGATCCAGCGCAAACTCTAGATCCGGGGAAATCAAATCTGTAGCACTGGACCTATACTTCCAAAATAAGAAGGATGCAGGCGAAACTTCCACCGCTGTGACCCTACCAACACCACCATCTCACCCAGCTTCCATCACTACAAGGACCCTTTCCAAGAAGAGGGCTAAGAAAATCGAAAGAAACTTGAAATACGCTGCGCAAAGAAAACTGTTAGTCGATGCAAGTGCTAAAGTAGAAGACGATATGGACATCGACTTGGACAGCACCAAGAaggtgaaagaaaatgaaaagaagaaaagttcTTTGACTTTGGTTAAGGAAGCTTTGTGGAATGTGATTGACGACACCTCGTCTCACGGCTTACTCATCGAGAACGGACAAGGTACTACTTTGGGTGGCCCATTCTTCCCATGA
- the RPE1 gene encoding ribulose-phosphate 3-epimerase RPE1: MQEKLQEQINIQERMVKPIVAPSILASDFSNLGCECHRVINAGADWLHIDVMDGHFVPNITLGQPIVTSLRRSVPRPGDATNTQKKPTAFFDCHMMVENPEKWVDDFAKCGADQFTFHYEATQDPLSLVKQIKAKGIKAACAIKPGTSVDVLFELAPHLDMALVMTVEPGFGGQKFMEDMMPKVETLRAKFPHLNIQVDGGLGKETIPKAAKAGANVIVAGTSVFSAADPHDVISFMKEEVSKELLSKGLLD, from the coding sequence ATGCAAGAAAAGCTACAAGAACAGATAAACatacaagaaagaatgGTCAAACCTATTGTAGCCCCCAGCATCCTTGCTTCCGACTTTTCCAATTTGGGTTGCGAGTGTCACAGAGTCATAAATGCTGGCGCGGATTGGTTGCACATCGATGTCATGGACGGACATTTTGTTCCTAACATCACATTAGGCCAACCAATCGTCACTTCCCTGCGTCGTTCCGTACCACGTCCTGGTGACGCCACTAACACACAAAAGAAGCCCACCGCGTTCTTCGATTGCCACATGATGGTCGAGAACCCGGAAAAATGGGTCGACGACTTCGCCAAGTGCGGTGCTGACCAATTCACCTTCCACTACGAAGCCACTCAGGATCCCTTGTCCTTGGTCAAACAGATCAAGGCCAAGGGCATCAAGGCCGCCTGTGCTATCAAACCAGGCACTTCCGTGGACGTTTTGTTCGAGCTAGCTCCTCATTTGGACATGGCTTTGGTTATGACCGTGGAGCCTGGGTTTGGTGGCCAGAAATTCATGGAGGACATGATGCCCAAGGTAGAAACTTTGAGAGCCAAGTTCCCTCATTTGAACATTCAAGTCGATGGTGGTTTGGGTAAGGAGACCATTCCTAAGGCTGCCAAAGCTGGTGCCAACGTCATTGTTGCAGGTACCAGTGTTTTCTCTGCGGCTGATCCACACGACGTTATCTCCTTCATGAAGGAGGaggtttcaaaagaattgCTCTCCAAGGGTCTACTAGATTAG
- the PHO86 gene encoding Pho86p: MSAQQRNKNSGRKSDKNAPSVPQVDVSLHKPLDIDAPPTIYSVNLKPAYGTAALNLSADFIKQEQALANKYLFFHPLVIFILTVGLAVYLAPKIVFPIRNTESISGWFYQLARINGKDVLTGIVFTAIGASFLFTLLSRVSDAYFKSKISQLVASKGEKVFGINLNDLVSKNETEDPVVNNTHIIVYRETPIALISLAPNVALTTKENLVMSVTTVGCRRVYVKSGIIEDLIDWALLHSKIVRKNGEYGETMKLLIDVYSFDNTLREILKKKGFTYIQSIRVSENRLLGGLFGVKKELWGLQFHFESEDKD, from the coding sequence ATGTCGGCacaacaaagaaataaGAATTCCGGCAGAAAGTCCGATAAAAACGCCCCATCGGTCCCACAAGTGGATGTGTCACTACATAAACCACTAGATATCGATGCTCCCCCCACTATCTACAGCGTCAATCTGAAGCCAGCGTACGGCACTGCTGCATTGAATTTGTCTGCCGATTTCATCAAGCAAGAACAAGCATTGGCCAATAAGTACTTGTTTTTTCACCCTCTCGTTATCTTCATTCTAACCGTTGGCCTTGCAGTTTATCTGGCTCCAAAAATCGTCTTCCCTATCAGAAACACAGAATCCATTTCCGGATGGTTCTACCAACTGGCCCGCATCAATGGGAAAGATGTCCTTACTGGTATAGTGTTCACCGCAATCGGTGcatctttcttgttcacTCTTCTCTCCCGTGTGTCTGATGCGTATTTCAAATCCAAGATCAGCCAACTGGTCGCTTCCAAAGGTGAGAAAGTCTTCGGTATCAACCTGAACGATTTGGTGTCAAAGAACGAAACCGAAGACCCAGTGGTAAACAACACACACATTATCGTTTACAGAGAAACGCCCATTGCATTGATCTCGTTGGCCCCTAACGTGGCTTTGACTACCAAGGAAAATTTAGTCATGAGCGTCACCACTGTAGGTTGTCGTCGTGTGTACGTCAAGAGTGGTATTATTGAAGACTTGATTGACTGGGCTTTGTTGCATTCTAAAATCGTTAGAAAGAACGGTGAATACGGAGAGACCATGAAACTACTAATCGACGTCTACTCATTCGATAACACACTAAgggaaattttgaagaaaaaagggtTCACTTATATTCAAAGCATCAGAGTTTCTGAAAATAGACTACTAGGCGGATTGTTTGGTGTCAAGAAGGAGTTATGGGGTTTGCAATTCCATTTTGAAAGTGAAGACAAGGACTAA